In Candidatus Manganitrophaceae bacterium, one genomic interval encodes:
- a CDS encoding class I SAM-dependent methyltransferase, producing MFSSIARFYDLNNTLLSFGLHHRWKVRTIEAVQLRPGESVADIGAGTADLSVLAAGAVGGKGRVVALDLNEPMLRIGRRKLAVRRIDQAICALGNAERLPLPDDSVDAVITGFCMRNVTDLDQALREIYRILKPGGKFACLEFSRPTTPTLRKLYDFYSFILLPKIGTWVSKDPTGVYTYLPDSIRKFPDQGGLKKRMEAAGLIEVAYENLTGGIVAIHVGRK from the coding sequence CGCTGGAAGGTCCGGACGATCGAAGCGGTTCAACTTCGGCCCGGCGAGAGCGTCGCCGACATCGGCGCCGGAACGGCCGATCTCTCGGTGCTTGCCGCCGGCGCGGTCGGAGGAAAGGGCCGGGTCGTCGCCCTTGACCTCAACGAGCCGATGCTCCGGATCGGACGGCGAAAGCTCGCCGTCCGCCGAATCGACCAAGCGATCTGCGCCCTCGGCAACGCCGAGCGCCTCCCACTCCCCGATGATTCGGTCGACGCCGTCATCACCGGCTTCTGCATGCGCAATGTCACCGATTTGGACCAGGCGCTCCGCGAGATCTATCGTATCTTAAAGCCGGGCGGCAAATTCGCCTGCCTCGAATTCTCCCGTCCCACCACCCCAACCCTCCGCAAGCTCTACGACTTCTACTCCTTCATCCTCCTTCCCAAAATCGGGACGTGGGTCTCCAAAGACCCCACCGGCGTCTACACCTACCTTCCCGACTCCATTCGAAAATTTCCGGACCAAGGAGGGTTAAAGAAAAGAATGGAGGCTGCCGGATTGATTGAGGTGGCTTATGAAAATTTGACCGGTGGAATTGTGGCGATTCATGTTGGGAGGAAATAG